In Lolium rigidum isolate FL_2022 chromosome 7, APGP_CSIRO_Lrig_0.1, whole genome shotgun sequence, the DNA window tgatatgtatgtgcattgttatgccctctctatttgtcaattgcccaagctgtaatttgttcacccaacatgctatttatcttattggagagacaccactagtgagctgtggaccccggtccattcttttacatctgaaatacaatctatcgcaatctctcgttctctctcgttcttcgcaaacaaatatcattttccacaccatacatttaatcctttgtttacagcaagccggtgagattgacaacctcactttgttatgttggggcaaagtattttgattgtgttgtgcgggttccacgttggcgccggaatccctggtgttgcgccgcactacactccgtcaccaacaaccttcacgtggcccttgactcctactggttcgataaaccttggtttcttactgagagaaacttgctgctgtacgcatcacaccttccacttgggttcccaacgggcgtgtgctctacGCGTCATCAATGCTCTAATACTTTGCAACTGCCAAGCGAAAAATATTGGTTGTGAATCCTAtggaaaggaaaataaaaggcaAAAGGAGGGGAGCCCATCGTGTCAAGCTCTTCATTGACGTGCGATCGTGCATCCTCGCGATGGAACCCTAGCTAGGATCCACCGCTTCTCCCCTCTCTTCGACTTCCCGCGAGATCTGCATCGCGGACTCACAAGCACCGAGCTCTTCCTCCGCTGACAGGATGACCTCCAACAAGAACACTTGCCCCATCCAGCTCTGGCCATGCTCCTGAGGCCCGGCCACCGGATAACCTCCTCTCAAGCAATGAGCTTTACACGGTACTCCTCCGGCCCGATCACATCCTCATGCTGGAtgacctcctcctccactcctccAGTCCCAACTCTTCCTCGAGCTGGAGCCAagaaaaaacaagcaaaccagcaGGGCTCAATTAGCTCCAAAACTCCCTCCAGAAGGGCAAAGCCTTAACAAGGCATGCCAGCAGGCCGTACTCTACTTGGGCTGGGAGGGATGGACAAGTTACAGCCTAGCAGATTCCGGTGGAGCCGAAACAAATGTTTCTGCGTTAACATTTGCATGCTGCGATCCTTCACAAGTCTTCAGCAAGTTCTCCCATCGTATCAATACTTCTTTTTTGAACATGACCGTATTAATACTGATTAGCTTATTTTTGATACCTGGCCATTTCTCAACACACTAGCTAAGGGCCCTCCGTAACTGTTTTTTGTTGTCAAATGCCGTGTCGTGTGATCCAGTTAACTATTGTTGTGTTTAACGGCAGTGTGTTTCCTTTGAAATAAGTGTGTACACTTCTAGTTATGATTATGCACATAACATCTTGGTAAACGCATTGTCAATACCGGAGACCTTTAGTACATATATGTGACATGGCTAGAACACGATTATTTGCATGCAGTCACTGAAAACGCCGCACAGCCACGACTAGTGGTCAAAGTGCACGTCGACCCTACTCACATGGCACGACTCATGCGCTCATGgggcatgagatcgaaaaaacgatctacatcaaccacgacaCCTCGTCATCAGTGATTGCCAAGGTAAGGCGGAGTTCGAGGAGATAGTTATGTGATTTTCGAAAAACACGGGACATGGTGCAAAAAATGTCTAGGTGGGTTTGAGTAGGGTTTTGGGTTACCGGTGGGCGCGATAAGACTGGTTATTGCGTTCCCTAGCCGTACAGTACATGTCAAAATACAGAATCTTAAAATTTTAATTCAAACCACCAAACCTAGATAAATTCTTGGTATCAATGTTGTGACGTTGAATGCAGGCATATTGCGGCTTTGTACCATTCTTTCCTCAAAGAGGAGGTCACCGGTTCGAATCCTATGGTAGTATTTTTTTCAACGAGCAACACTTTGATGTTTGATCTTCCGAGAGTAGTTTTACTTCAAACAATGCTAGTTTTATTCATGATATACATTTTAGTTTCGAGCCTCATACTCCTGTATGTCAGCTACTTGTGTAGAGATTGGTCCACATATGTGTCTTCTCTCCTCGTTGGATATTGCTTTGTTTCAATAATAATCAATACTACCCCCTTCGATCTGGCAATTAATTTGGACCAGAGACAGTTTGCTAAAAAAAACACGTCTATAGTTTATTTTTGGGGAAACCAATTTGGTGTGTGGTATCCATCATCGTGGACTCGTGGTGGTACGCATCCATCTTCATACGGGCTCAATCGTCTGGATGGGCCCGCATATTTATTACTTGCGCAACTTGTTCGGCCCATCTGCTAATCAAACGAGTTTTTTTTAGGGAAAGCAATTGTTTCCTTATCCGCCATCAGCGACCTCACTCGGGGCAACCAGAACTCCACAAGGCGAGAAGCGACAGCGATATGGCGTCGTTggatcctccgccgccggcgccggcgccggccaaaCCCCCACTGCCTTGGCGGGCGCGCCTGCTCCTGAGCGCAGTCTCCATCCTTCACTCGGCGTCCCTGCGCGCCGACGGCACGGCCaaccgcctcctcctctcgctcttcgacCGCACCGTCCCCCCGAGCCTCGCCCCCGACGCCGCCGgcgtgtcgtcctccgaccacgcCGTCTCCGACCACCTCCGCGCCCGCCTCTTCTTCCCGGCGCACGCCGACGGCGGCACCCAGCTGCCGGTGGTCGTGTACTTCCACGGCGGCGGCTTCGTGTTCCACTCCGCCGCGACGGCGCAGTTCGACGCGCtgtgccgccgcctcgccgcgtcCATCCCGGCCGTCGTCGCCTCCGTCgactaccgcctcgctcccgagcACCGCTTCCCGGCCGCctacgacgacggcgaggcggccCTCCGCTGGAtcctcgccggcggcgggggcGCCCTCCCGTGTCCCCCCGCCGCCGTCTTCGTCGCCGGGGACAGCGCGGGCGGCAACGTCGCCCACCACGTCGCCGCGCGCCTGCAGCGCAGCGTGGCGGGACTGGTCCTGCTGCAGCCGTTCTTCGGCGGGGAGGCGCCGACGGCGTCCGAGCTGCGGCTCCGCGACGCGCCGTTCGGGGCCCCTGAGCGGCTTGCGTGGCTGTGGCGCGCGTTCCTGCCGCCGGGCGCCACGCGGGACCACGAGGCGGCGAACGTGCCGGCGGCGATCCGGCACGGCGGGGACGGGGAGTGGCGGGCGTTCCCGCCGACGCTGGTGTGCGTGGGCGGGTGGGACGTGCACCAGGACAGGCAACGGGAGTACGCGGACGCGctccgcgccgccggcgccgaggaGGCCACCGTCGTCGAGTTCCCCGACGCCATCCACGCGTTCTACGTGTTCGAGGACCACCCGGACGGCAAGAAGCTGCTGCGCGACGTGGCTGAGTTCGTGAACCGGCGCGCCGCCGAACACCACAAGTGCGCGCGCTCCGCGAGCGAGTAATCTGCTACTACCATTCTGCACTGGTTCGTGCGTAGTTGGTTTGACTGATCGTAATCGCACCTCTGCTTGATGTAAAGCGGGTGTTCTTTCAAACGAGCCAAAAGCTTTACTTATTCCGCTGGTTAAGAAGAGTGCAGATTATACAAACCAAAACAAGCCAGAAGGATCAATTAGAGCCTACTCTTGTGAGTTGCGACATAATCGAGCACAAACGTTTATCACCCCTGACCACCCAAATCGAGGCATTGCTCGTAGATAAAAGAGTAAACCGCACCGGCGGTCCCAATTCTTTGCCCATGCCTTCACCTTAGTCCCTATTCTTTAAACTTGAACATCTTAATCCTAAATCTTTCATAAATGGTTCATGTGAGGTTCTAAATCGGTCTAACCAGCGTTGACCCCTGCCACGTCAACACTGGGGCCCAGGAGATAGACAGCTCACCCTACATATTTGCTAATAGGCCCTTGGGGTTGTATTTCTTCCAAAATACAGTCCATGTTTCTGTCCGCACCCCTTTCTGCCACGGTCGCTCCCTCACACAACTCGAGGCCGTTCGATTCTGGGAGGCCGGCGTACATGTGGTCCCTACCTTCATTGGTGCACGGACACGACGACGAGCTCGCCGGATTCATGCTCGACTAGGGCGTAGGCCACACAGTGAGGTCTTGCGTGCACACCTCGTCAGCGATTGCTGCGCTCCCAGCCAAACAGTTCATCGACGGGATCGACTGGCCCGGGGACGGTTGCTTGCGCATGGCATGGGCGTCACAGCAAACCTGGGTGTCGCAGCAGACCTGGGCGTCGTGGTTGTCCTCATCGCGCGCAAGGGCAACCTCCAGTCCACCCGCAGAGAAGCTCCATCACCGGCGACCATGCGCACCGGCCCGTCCTCGCCTTGGCCGACGCGGTGCAATGACTAAAGGAGGTAGGTGTCCAGCTTTCTCCGCAGTAGTCAGAGGAGCTGCTGGAGCAAGCTCGTGAGCGGGTCCAGCTTGCTCCGTCACGCGAGTCAAAGATCTAGGACCGCCCAAGATTTGGAGAAGAAAGGGAAATGGACTGTTGCGGAGAAGTGAAGGCAACAGCAAATAATTGGGACCGCCCATGCGGTTTACTCTAGATAAAACTACGAAAGGCATGAAAGCAATGTGGCTCAAAACTCTGAGCTAGTTTCAAAATTTCCAAGCGACTAGTAGGGCTAAGAACATATCCACCCGCGTCTCTCAAACGGCATCCTCCACCCACATCCCTCACATGAGACCCTAAAACAATTAAATAATGCAAAAATAAAAGTTGCCATTGAAATTTGATTATATTTACaattttgaatgaaaacggctagttgATCTACCCTATCCTACTTGCCGTCCTTCGTCGcgctcgacggccccgccccgtcgtcgcatcCCTCCCTCTTTCGCTTCTCCGCCACCATCAGAGCCGTCTCGTTCTCGGAAGCCCTACGGAAAGAGCTCGATGTTCCACCATATCCTTGAGAAGCCACTGCCGCTCAGCCGCGAAGATGCGGCGGCCCGCCTCCACTATCGGTGCCGTTGGATGGAGACATCGACGTTGCGGCGCCGCATCTCCTCGTTGGCTTCCTCGCGGGCACGAGCGTCGTCCTCTCAacgactcgaaggacgcgaggatCCCCCCCCCGCtctgccgccttctcctccgggttAGGCCCGTCATCGCTCCAACCATCGAGGTCGTCGTCggcgtccgccgcctcccgccgctgccgctgctcccCGTCGAACGCCACGTgggccacctcctcctcccggtcCGCGTCAGCCATGAGCTGCACGTTCAGCCTGGCGAGCTCCAGGTCCTTCTCGAGGGCATCTTCCTCCTTGAAAACCAAGTCGAACTCGAGGACCTCGGGAATGCGATGgggggcggaggtggaggcggtggtggaggtgcctGGCCGCCGCGGGCGCGGCTCAACGTTGCGTAGGTGGTGGCAAGGCGACTAGGTATGCTCTCGTGAAGGAGGAGGAAAGGATTGCTGGCAGCTGTGGTGGCGATAGCGAGCGGAGGCAGCCTTTTATAGCCAATGATGACGTGGGAAGAGGCAGGAAGAAAACGCAGAAAGCGATGATGAAGGCGCGGCAGCAACGCGTGGAGAAGACACATCATTGACGGAACGTGTTGCCTGCTCCGCCTTGAAAACCTTCATCGCTATTAAGACAAAATTGCAAGGTGACTGTCACTGACAAGATGTATTTGTTGCAGCTTGATCCACAGAGCGGTAATTTACTAATGTGGATGCTCGAGATCACTCCATCAGAGCTAAAGTTTCTAACTCAAAAATCTTAATCAAAGGCCTCGTGCACGGAGTAGTTCTTGGAGATGGCAATGATCGAGGGCGCCAtgtccttagggcatctccagcggcgctacgcaaatggtcgttttcgtccgccgtgaccggaaatgcgtctagcaccctctccagcggggcgacgcaaagtgaccgggcgttcgcgaagacgcaaacctggcccaaatatgcgcctcggatgcgtctcggcggacgctgcgcggacgccgaaagtgtccgctcgtatccggcggacgtttcgtcgggccttcctggcagcgaccctgcgtcgatgcgtcttctcaaacgcgctgcGGCCGGCGCCGGCTGCGTTGCTTCGgcggtctgcgccacgttaatggcgatgcctcggctgccgagcggccgcgacccgcctccgccaaccacgttaatggcgtcgccacgcgtccgcggccaccgcatgcctccggcctatataaaggggccgcgccttcttctacctcatccactcctccatagaaaccctagccgccacaaaagctccagcgttccgccgcctaggtgttcctgcgacgcagccagccccgcgaggaagaccatggcgggtcctggtggccggcgagacggtcgaggccgcggccctggacggccccggggacggggcgagggccgccgcggtggagcggctacggccccacgctcgccgtcgcctgcgccctcttcgtcttcctccgacgtggagggacggccgccgagttcctcctccgcatcgacgacgacccgctcggcatcaagcgtctcccggacaagttcgccgagttcgtcgacggcgtcgagccggccgcATTTGCGGCTACGGGAGGCCGGCTGCAACTTCGCCGGCCGGGCCGTGGAGGTCTCGTTCGACGGGCGGGGCAAGATGTACTTGCACACCGGGTGTGGCAAGTTCGCCGTGACtcggcgctcgagcccggctgccggctcaccttcctctacgagggagacggtgagatggtcgtcaaggtcttcgacgacacgGCTGCCGCgagactaccacaccggcgaatccgagtcggactccgatagttagaacgtagagtgttctttcttcgcggcGAATGCGGCTACGGGCCGGACGAAGCCGATAGTGGAAGGTTTACGTACGTTcgccatcggtagaaccaacaagggcaccgtcaatcctcccgctggattttccggtttgggtgactgggtgtgccctcgaatgttctttcttggcggcGAACATATGGAAATCAACACAAGctggtttctatttttaaaatatttatatttgtgtccaccatggtgcaaactatgtattagtttgtgtaaaccatgttccaaactatgtgttagtttgtgtaaaataatcttccaatttgtaatatatggaagtatgttgaaatgaaaaagagaaaaaaaatgtatcgggccgctggagccaaccccagacgcaaacggacacgcggatgaAAACTGTCATTTCAGCGTCCGctgcgcgacgcaaatggacgcgcgcggacactaaaatgcgtcgcgccgctggagatgcccttaggcttgAACCCGTCAAGCCAAGACAAGTCCCAAAACTTGGCAATCTTCCCATCCCTGCCAATGGTGAACTATCTGTAGTGGGTGATACGACAGGCCGGCTTCGGGGCACATGtgacgtacaagacgaacatgtctTGTGAATTGGAAATTTGGACGCAGGCGGCCGACAATGCAATGAATCGCATTCATTCGCGCAACAGGTTTCGTGCTTGGTTACATGTATCGTGCATTCCTGTTACGGAGCAGGCATGAGAGATTCTCGCCGGGGCGAATGATTAATGGTGCAACCACGCAGACGGATCCAGTGTACGAATGCCCACGATCTGCGCAAGGCTGGGCATGGGCCATGCGCCCATGCCGCATTGGCCAGAGCATCTTCAGCAGTTCAGCTGCCAGTCTCTGCTGGTGCTGGTCTGCTGGATATCTGAAGAGAATGACACAGCGCTCGCCACATCCGTGTCGCCGTCCAGCCGGAGCCTCTTCTCGCGGCAACGCTTCAGGCCGCCTTGTAAAATTGTTCTATTCTATGTCGAGAACTCTTTATGTACTTTACGCTATTTATGATGTTGTCCACAACAAAATCCATTGTTTTCAGTCCATCTTGCACTATCAGATTTAGCACATGCGATGCACACCGaatgtgcaaaaaaaaaatcttcaggTTGGATAAGATTTCGATCAACAAGATTATTTCTAAGATGGATAATCATCTTGGTGTATACTTTCGCATTATCAAGTGTGAAGTTACATATCTTATTCTCATTGTTCCAATCACGAATGCTCTTCAGTACCACGTCAAACATATTCCAAGCATCATGGGATGTTTCAACTAAGCAAGATCTTATGATTCGATGCTTAACTTTTCATTTACTATCAATCCAGTGATATGTGATACAAAAATACCCAAGTTTCTGGTTTGAAGTCCACATGTCACCAGTTAGTGATACTCTATGATTGCATTTCATGAATAAATTTTCGTTGTAACTTCTAAAATGATGGTAAGCTTCTATGCAAGGATTTTGAATTGTTACTCTATTGTTGGTTTGAACCAGGGATTTACTAATGCACATAAATTCCTAAAGCTAGCATACTCGACAAAGGATCAAGGCAACACATGCAAGACAACCAACTTGACAAGCTCACTCCTTGCATTTTCTTGGTCAGAATTCCAATCTGGGTCTATTTTGCAGAAAAATATGATTTGTTGAATCACCCCATCGAACATTTGACCTCACATAGCTTCAAATGTCTAGCAAGTTGACTGGTACATGAGACCTTAGATGCTGGAAAGATGTTATTACA includes these proteins:
- the LOC124669846 gene encoding probable carboxylesterase 18, which encodes MASLDPPPPAPAPAKPPLPWRARLLLSAVSILHSASLRADGTANRLLLSLFDRTVPPSLAPDAAGVSSSDHAVSDHLRARLFFPAHADGGTQLPVVVYFHGGGFVFHSAATAQFDALCRRLAASIPAVVASVDYRLAPEHRFPAAYDDGEAALRWILAGGGGALPCPPAAVFVAGDSAGGNVAHHVAARLQRSVAGLVLLQPFFGGEAPTASELRLRDAPFGAPERLAWLWRAFLPPGATRDHEAANVPAAIRHGGDGEWRAFPPTLVCVGGWDVHQDRQREYADALRAAGAEEATVVEFPDAIHAFYVFEDHPDGKKLLRDVAEFVNRRAAEHHKCARSASE